From a single Vicinamibacteria bacterium genomic region:
- a CDS encoding branched-chain amino acid ABC transporter permease: MPKKRVLAALPLAALLFLPAATQNPYLLHMAILSLLWVVLGQSWNLLGGYTGQISFGHAAFFGVGAYTAGILVKSGFSAPAAWWGLPLGGLTAAAVAALIGWICLRLRGSYFSLSVLALSEVLRLVAVNWKQLTNGAEGILLIPAFTEKIWYYYIALGLAALSFAVIRWVMGSKAGYYFLAIREDQDCAESLGIDTTKYKLLSVLLSAFFTGVAGGFYLNYMGFIDPGIVFSVADISIMMILVTMLGGAATSLGPAVGAVIFILVSELLRVWVKQGHLIFFGVLMIGIIIFFPNGIVGAVLDARARRRRGPGGPATA; the protein is encoded by the coding sequence ATGCCCAAGAAGAGGGTCTTGGCCGCCCTCCCCCTCGCCGCCCTCCTTTTCCTCCCCGCGGCGACCCAAAACCCGTACCTGCTCCACATGGCGATCCTCTCCTTGCTCTGGGTCGTCCTCGGCCAGAGCTGGAACCTGCTCGGGGGGTACACGGGGCAGATCTCCTTCGGGCACGCCGCCTTTTTCGGGGTCGGCGCCTACACCGCCGGGATCCTGGTCAAGTCCGGCTTCTCCGCCCCCGCCGCTTGGTGGGGGCTCCCCCTCGGCGGCCTCACCGCGGCGGCGGTGGCCGCCCTCATCGGCTGGATCTGCCTCCGACTACGGGGCTCCTACTTCTCCCTCTCCGTGCTCGCGCTCTCCGAGGTCCTGCGTCTGGTGGCGGTCAACTGGAAGCAGCTCACCAACGGGGCGGAGGGCATCCTGCTCATCCCCGCCTTTACGGAGAAGATCTGGTACTACTACATCGCCCTCGGCCTCGCCGCCTTGAGCTTCGCGGTCATCCGTTGGGTGATGGGGAGCAAGGCCGGCTACTACTTCCTGGCCATCCGCGAGGACCAGGACTGCGCGGAGTCCCTCGGGATCGACACCACCAAGTACAAGCTCCTCTCGGTGTTGCTGAGCGCTTTTTTCACCGGGGTGGCGGGGGGCTTCTATCTGAACTACATGGGTTTCATCGACCCCGGGATCGTGTTCTCCGTCGCGGACATCTCGATCATGATGATCCTGGTCACGATGCTGGGGGGAGCCGCCACCAGCTTGGGCCCGGCGGTGGGAGCGGTTATCTTCATCCTCGTCTCCGAGCTCCTCCGGGTCTGGGTCAAGCAGGGGCACCTGATCTTCTTTGGGGTGCTCATGATCGGCATCATCATCTTCTTCCCCAACGGGATCGTGGGCGCGGTCCTGGATGCGCGGGCGCGACGACGAAGAGGGCCGGGAGGACCGGCGACGGCATGA
- a CDS encoding ABC transporter ATP-binding protein: protein MTPLLELDDVSKRFGGLMAVRRMSFRLQKGEILGLIGPNGAGKTTIFNLINGYFPPASGKILFRGTRIDGRKPHKVCRLGLARTFQVVRPLARLSVLENVMVAAFSRTNRPEEARREAWQAISFTEMECWREAPARSLPLGMRKRLEMARALATKPELLLLDENFAGLNPAEVEKTIEIVRKIHASGVTILIIEHNMRVIMSISQRILCINYGEKIAEGTPLEIAKDPLVVEAYLGSARA from the coding sequence ATGACCCCCCTCCTCGAGCTCGACGACGTCAGCAAGCGCTTCGGTGGCCTGATGGCCGTACGCCGCATGTCCTTTCGCCTGCAGAAGGGGGAGATCCTGGGGCTGATCGGGCCGAACGGGGCGGGGAAGACCACCATCTTCAATCTGATCAACGGTTACTTCCCGCCCGCGAGCGGAAAGATCCTCTTCCGGGGCACTCGGATCGACGGCCGCAAGCCCCACAAGGTCTGCCGGCTGGGCCTGGCCCGCACGTTCCAGGTCGTGAGGCCGCTCGCCCGCCTCAGCGTTCTCGAGAACGTCATGGTGGCGGCCTTCTCGCGGACCAATCGCCCGGAGGAAGCGCGCCGGGAAGCGTGGCAGGCGATCTCCTTCACGGAGATGGAGTGCTGGCGCGAGGCCCCCGCCCGCAGCTTGCCTCTGGGCATGCGCAAACGTTTGGAGATGGCGCGGGCGCTGGCCACCAAGCCGGAGCTGCTGCTTCTGGACGAGAACTTCGCGGGGCTCAACCCGGCCGAGGTGGAGAAAACGATCGAGATCGTCCGCAAGATTCACGCGAGCGGGGTCACGATCCTGATCATCGAGCACAACATGCGCGTCATCATGTCCATTTCCCAGCGCATCCTCTGCATCAACTACGGCGAGAAGATCGCGGAAGGGACTCCGCTGGAGATCGCGAAGGATCCGCTGGTGGTGGAGGCTTACCTCGGGAGCGCCCGTGCTTAG
- a CDS encoding ABC transporter ATP-binding protein: protein MLRVEGIDVAYGDVQVLWDVSLEVKEGEIVALIGANGSGKTTTLMTISGLLPVAKGGVFYGKEPIHTRPAHEMVGLGIAHVPEARRLFPDMTVRENLLLGALTPEARKNRPQTLEKMFTLFPRLKEREKQLAGTLSGGEQQMAAIARGLMSSPRLLMLDEPSLGLSPLLVSEIFRVIEEVHRGGTTVLLVEQNVFKTLGIADRAYVLENGRIALTGRGRELLADDHVKRAYLGL, encoded by the coding sequence GTGCTTAGGGTCGAAGGCATCGACGTTGCCTACGGCGATGTCCAGGTCCTGTGGGACGTTTCCTTGGAGGTGAAGGAGGGAGAAATCGTCGCCCTCATCGGAGCGAACGGCTCCGGCAAGACCACCACCCTGATGACGATCTCAGGCCTGCTTCCTGTTGCCAAGGGCGGCGTGTTCTACGGGAAGGAGCCGATCCACACCCGGCCCGCGCATGAGATGGTGGGGCTGGGGATCGCCCACGTCCCGGAGGCGCGCCGGCTTTTCCCCGACATGACCGTCCGCGAGAACCTGCTCTTGGGCGCGCTCACCCCGGAGGCGAGAAAGAACCGTCCGCAGACGCTGGAGAAGATGTTCACCCTCTTCCCGCGGCTGAAGGAGCGCGAAAAGCAGCTCGCGGGGACCCTCTCCGGGGGCGAGCAGCAGATGGCCGCCATCGCGCGCGGGCTGATGTCGAGCCCCCGGCTGCTGATGCTCGACGAGCCCTCCCTGGGCCTCTCGCCGCTGCTGGTGAGCGAGATCTTCCGCGTCATCGAGGAGGTCCACCGGGGAGGGACCACCGTGCTGCTGGTGGAGCAGAATGTCTTCAAGACGCTGGGGATCGCCGACCGCGCCTACGTGCTCGAGAATGGCCGCATCGCGCTCACGGGGAGGGG
- a CDS encoding branched-chain amino acid ABC transporter permease: protein GLGMSLIMGVMRIINLAHGELMMVAMYITFWGFTLLGIDPYLSLLAVFPLMFLLGVAVQKFLLEPVMEADTVLPENQVLLTVGLGLVLANLALLLFTADYRSVPVSYASKTIYWDMSLGGQTISLSFSLPFLVAFGIALALGLLLFLFLGRTDTGRMIRATAQDKRAAALMGIDTQRITAITFGLGSALVGAAGTLLAPVYYLYPQVGGQFTQKAFVITILGGLGDIPGAVLGGLVLGLAESLGSVYISLGYKDAFGFVIFVLVLIFMPRGLLGRGRA, encoded by the coding sequence GGGCTGGGGATGTCGCTCATCATGGGGGTGATGCGCATCATCAACTTGGCCCACGGCGAGCTCATGATGGTCGCGATGTACATCACCTTCTGGGGCTTCACGCTTCTCGGGATCGACCCCTACCTGTCCCTTCTGGCCGTCTTCCCGTTGATGTTCCTGCTCGGGGTGGCGGTGCAAAAGTTCCTGCTCGAGCCCGTCATGGAAGCGGACACCGTGCTCCCCGAGAACCAGGTCCTTTTGACCGTCGGCCTCGGGCTCGTACTCGCCAACCTCGCCCTCCTCCTCTTCACCGCCGACTACCGCTCCGTCCCCGTGTCCTACGCAAGCAAGACCATCTACTGGGATATGTCGCTCGGAGGGCAGACCATCTCGCTCTCCTTCAGCTTGCCTTTCCTGGTCGCCTTTGGGATTGCCTTGGCCCTGGGTTTGCTTCTCTTCCTCTTTCTAGGCCGGACCGACACCGGCCGGATGATCCGGGCCACCGCCCAGGACAAGCGCGCCGCCGCCCTGATGGGGATAGATACCCAGCGCATCACCGCCATCACCTTCGGCCTCGGGTCCGCCCTGGTCGGGGCCGCGGGCACGCTCCTCGCCCCCGTCTACTACCTTTACCCGCAGGTGGGGGGGCAATTCACGCAGAAGGCGTTTGTTATCACCATCCTGGGCGGCTTGGGGGACATCCCGGGGGCGGTTTTGGGTGGCCTGGTGCTCGGCCTCGCGGAGTCGCTCGGCTCCGTCTACATCTCCCTCGGGTACAAGGACGCCTTCGGGTTTGTCATCTTCGTCCTCGTTCTCATTTTCATGCCGCGTGGCCTGCTCGGGAGAGGGCGGGCCTAG